In one window of Psychrobacter sp. P2G3 DNA:
- the lpxK gene encoding tetraacyldisaccharide 4'-kinase yields MSIETAITRAWQRKAAWLWLLLPISWLYGLLTLLRRQAYKIGVFASYRAPVPIMVIGNITVGGSGKTPLIITLVSYLQQQGIKVGVISRGYGGDSSQMPALVTKDSLPSTVGDEPCLIVNVTAVPMAVCPNREQAITTLLNAHSDLQLIIADDGLQHYALQRDIEWIVVDVARGFGNQQLLPTGFLREPMARLTDATVIYHKKPNAVSDLNNNENSAQRLTMQLQPSSLYPLLSDDDGHSLDNSNIFMVSSPAIVPMQGSVHAVSGIGYPQRFFATLRTLGFDVIEHPYPDHYDFSLVELLQYTEHPIIVTTKDAVKIRTLLLAELNKINSIKPDELINDDIKALVNRLWVLPVTAELSNACYQTLQQQLEAFGIDMPTSGFRDK; encoded by the coding sequence ATGAGTATTGAGACCGCGATTACTCGTGCTTGGCAACGAAAAGCAGCTTGGTTATGGTTATTACTGCCTATCAGCTGGCTATATGGTTTGCTTACTTTATTGCGTCGTCAGGCTTATAAAATAGGGGTGTTTGCAAGTTACCGTGCGCCTGTACCCATTATGGTCATAGGTAATATTACGGTTGGCGGTAGTGGTAAAACACCTTTAATTATTACTTTGGTCAGTTATTTGCAACAACAAGGGATAAAGGTTGGGGTAATTAGCCGCGGTTATGGCGGTGATAGTAGCCAGATGCCAGCATTGGTAACCAAAGATAGCCTGCCAAGTACAGTAGGAGATGAGCCTTGTCTGATTGTCAATGTGACGGCCGTACCGATGGCAGTGTGCCCGAACCGAGAACAAGCGATTACGACTTTGCTAAACGCGCATTCTGATTTACAACTTATCATTGCTGACGATGGTTTGCAGCATTATGCTCTACAACGTGATATCGAATGGATTGTGGTCGATGTAGCGCGCGGATTTGGTAATCAGCAGCTCCTACCAACAGGTTTTTTACGTGAGCCGATGGCAAGATTAACAGATGCAACCGTTATTTATCATAAAAAACCAAATGCAGTATCTGATCTCAATAACAATGAAAATTCAGCGCAACGTTTGACCATGCAGTTACAACCCAGTAGCTTATATCCTTTATTATCTGACGATGACGGGCATAGTTTGGATAATTCAAATATATTTATGGTTTCATCTCCTGCGATAGTACCGATGCAGGGTAGCGTGCATGCGGTTAGTGGAATCGGCTATCCGCAGCGTTTTTTTGCAACGCTCAGGACGCTTGGTTTTGATGTGATAGAACATCCCTATCCTGATCATTATGACTTTAGTCTGGTCGAGTTACTACAATATACCGAGCATCCTATTATTGTGACGACTAAAGATGCTGTAAAAATCCGTACGTTACTATTAGCAGAACTCAACAAAATTAATTCTATAAAACCTGATGAATTAATTAATGATGATATTAAAGCCTTAGTGAATAGACTATGGGTACTACCCGTAACCGCAGAACTCTCTAATGCTTGCTATCAAACGTTACAGCAGCAATTAGAAGCATTTGGTATTGATATGCCTACGTCAGGTTTTAGAGATAAGTAA
- the kdsB gene encoding 3-deoxy-manno-octulosonate cytidylyltransferase codes for MSTTPVPAKTHIVIPARFKSTRLPGKPLLNIHGKPMILWVAEKAQAAHFADDMCIATDDERIAKVCLDAGYEVVMTSADHASGTDRLAEVAAIKGWEEHDIIINMQGDEPLVPPLLLEQVKNLLVQDSDSVMATLYEPIEDYHTFTRPSVVKVVSATVNDRQRALYFSRAPIPCDRDVALAVEAGNLDTTELLAPKDAYRHLGLYAYRVSLLQQFVHWPQTPLETLESLEQLRVLENGGNIAIAAAEVQLPAGVDTQEDLDRLNAMSLNEFKSDI; via the coding sequence ATGTCGACTACACCTGTGCCTGCCAAAACTCATATTGTTATCCCTGCACGCTTTAAAAGCACTCGTCTGCCAGGTAAACCATTATTAAACATTCATGGTAAACCTATGATACTTTGGGTCGCTGAAAAGGCTCAGGCAGCGCACTTCGCTGATGATATGTGTATCGCTACCGATGATGAACGCATTGCCAAGGTTTGTCTAGATGCAGGGTATGAGGTAGTGATGACCAGCGCTGATCACGCATCAGGGACAGATCGCTTAGCTGAAGTTGCAGCGATTAAGGGTTGGGAAGAGCATGATATTATTATCAATATGCAAGGCGATGAGCCGCTGGTACCACCGCTGTTATTAGAACAAGTTAAAAATTTGTTAGTACAAGATAGCGATAGCGTTATGGCAACTTTATACGAACCTATTGAAGACTATCATACCTTTACAAGACCATCAGTAGTCAAGGTCGTGAGTGCAACGGTTAATGATAGACAGCGCGCGCTATATTTTAGTCGTGCGCCGATTCCTTGTGATCGTGATGTGGCGCTAGCAGTAGAAGCTGGTAATCTAGACACAACTGAACTACTTGCACCAAAAGATGCTTACCGACATTTAGGACTGTATGCTTATCGGGTAAGCTTACTACAGCAATTCGTCCATTGGCCACAAACACCGCTCGAAACGCTTGAGAGCTTAGAACAACTGCGCGTCTTAGAAAACGGTGGCAATATTGCTATCGCAGCAGCAGAAGTTCAGCTACCTGCTGGCGTGGATACGCAAGAAGATTTGGATCGCTTAAACGCTATGAGCCTTAACGAATTTAAAAGTGATATATAA
- a CDS encoding DNA polymerase III subunit delta' — protein sequence MTDSIYFAPLLPWQQALWTQLTSRVLSPPHNLPHALLAAGMQGMGKRAFVWRLVAWLLCREHDQHPLGACGGCQSCQWLRSGTHPSLQVLPITSMPVSAESREINEASSSTAKKTKADTKSAKATSNAALTIKVDDIRALQPFIYQGGQGMRICVLDHAEKMTIAAANALLKTLEEPQAQVHLFLISDMPAKLLPTIKSRVQQLPLQTIVSSMANDYVAHELGSTINREVVSPIQIAQLLQLANGAPLAAIDLAKAAWYSKRSLWLTTWQALRSGKRSSTAASDYWQAELSLPDFLKLTELMLIDIRRVCLGLDSSHKDIALSAALEKYQPTDSALEALVSQLQQTKTALQQNVQEKFAYDKLMQDLAYL from the coding sequence ATGACAGACAGTATTTACTTTGCGCCGCTATTACCATGGCAGCAAGCGCTGTGGACGCAGCTCACTAGTCGTGTGCTATCACCGCCACACAATCTGCCGCATGCATTACTCGCTGCTGGTATGCAAGGGATGGGCAAGCGTGCCTTCGTTTGGCGTTTGGTTGCTTGGCTGTTGTGCCGTGAGCACGATCAGCATCCGCTTGGCGCATGTGGTGGTTGTCAGAGTTGCCAGTGGCTTAGATCTGGTACGCATCCAAGCTTACAAGTATTGCCTATTACTAGCATGCCTGTCAGTGCCGAGAGTCGAGAGATTAATGAGGCCTCAAGTAGTACCGCTAAAAAGACGAAAGCTGATACTAAATCTGCAAAAGCAACCAGCAATGCTGCGCTGACAATAAAAGTGGATGATATCCGCGCATTACAACCATTCATCTATCAAGGTGGGCAGGGGATGCGTATTTGCGTATTAGATCATGCTGAAAAAATGACCATTGCAGCGGCTAATGCGCTCTTAAAAACGCTAGAGGAGCCGCAAGCACAAGTCCATTTATTTTTGATTAGTGACATGCCAGCAAAGCTGTTGCCAACGATTAAAAGTCGTGTGCAGCAGTTACCGCTACAAACTATTGTGTCCTCTATGGCAAATGACTATGTTGCACATGAGCTTGGCAGTACGATTAATCGTGAAGTGGTGAGTCCGATACAAATTGCGCAATTACTACAATTAGCAAACGGTGCGCCGCTTGCCGCAATAGATTTGGCAAAGGCTGCATGGTATAGCAAGCGCTCATTATGGTTGACTACGTGGCAGGCTCTACGTAGCGGCAAGCGTAGCAGTACAGCGGCCAGCGACTATTGGCAAGCTGAGCTTAGTCTTCCAGATTTTCTCAAACTCACTGAGCTGATGCTAATCGATATCCGGCGCGTCTGTCTCGGTCTTGATAGTAGCCATAAAGATATTGCTTTATCAGCGGCTTTAGAAAAATATCAGCCGACAGATAGCGCATTAGAAGCATTGGTAAGCCAATTGCAGCAAACAAAAACGGCGCTGCAACAGAATGTGCAAGAAAAATTCGCCTATGATAAGCTGATGCAAGACTTAGCGTATCTTTAA
- the msbA gene encoding lipid A export permease/ATP-binding protein MsbA: MSQSDTTQTPINTKLVPPSSPPKRRTLLRLLSYLKPYWWALLLTVVGFAINAATEIWIAKLLQYITDAINQNDQAKQNLFPVLIIALFFIRGVGSFLGNYYSALVSRNLVYELRVQVFNKLLRLPSSFYLANPAGTISSKLIFDVEQVTAASTDSMKTLLRDGLTVVALLGFLLYSNWRLTLILFLVLPPILWLIRFASKRYLKLSKGIQETMGDVSHITNEVIGGYQVVKNYGGQAYEAQRFNATSKKNLRQGMKVVVTNSINTPAVQLLMAMAMSVVVWLALRPSVIDNISAGEFISYIAAAGLLSKPVRSLTDINQKLQKGIAAGESIFALLDEPEEKDTGTLSPSLSGEIQLDKVSLVYPDSTVALHDFSLDVRAGETVALVGRSGAGKSSLVNLLTRTLTTTSGQITMDGMPIEDITLESLRAQIAMVNQQVVLFNTTVFNNIAYGSLAGKSQAEVEAAAKDAFAHDFIMKMPQGYQSQIGAEGLQLSGGQRQRLSIARALLKDAPILILDEATSALDNESEYYIQQALDNVMKDRTTLVIAHRLTTIESADRIAVLDGGQIVEIGTHTELMQKQGHYAQMYARDFES, from the coding sequence ATGAGCCAATCTGATACAACTCAAACTCCTATTAACACTAAGCTTGTGCCACCGTCAAGCCCACCTAAGCGTAGGACGCTATTGCGTCTGTTGAGCTATTTGAAGCCTTATTGGTGGGCGCTGCTTTTAACAGTAGTAGGGTTTGCTATTAATGCAGCAACAGAGATCTGGATTGCCAAATTATTACAATATATCACCGACGCTATTAATCAAAACGATCAAGCGAAACAAAACCTGTTTCCAGTCTTGATTATCGCGTTGTTCTTCATACGCGGTGTTGGTAGCTTTTTGGGTAACTATTACTCTGCTTTAGTCTCACGAAATTTGGTGTATGAGTTGAGAGTACAGGTATTTAACAAGCTGTTACGTCTACCAAGCTCGTTCTATTTAGCCAATCCTGCTGGAACTATCTCATCAAAATTGATTTTTGATGTAGAGCAAGTGACGGCTGCTAGTACTGATTCCATGAAAACCTTGTTACGTGATGGCTTAACAGTTGTCGCTTTGCTTGGTTTTTTACTTTATAGCAACTGGCGTTTAACCTTGATTTTGTTTTTAGTACTGCCACCGATTTTGTGGCTGATTCGTTTTGCCTCTAAGCGTTATTTAAAGCTATCCAAAGGTATTCAAGAAACCATGGGTGACGTCAGCCATATTACCAATGAGGTAATCGGCGGCTACCAAGTGGTCAAAAATTACGGCGGCCAAGCTTATGAAGCTCAGCGCTTTAACGCTACTTCAAAAAAGAACTTGCGCCAAGGTATGAAAGTGGTAGTTACCAATAGTATTAATACACCCGCTGTACAGTTATTGATGGCAATGGCGATGTCAGTGGTAGTATGGCTCGCTTTACGTCCATCGGTGATCGACAATATCTCGGCAGGTGAGTTTATCTCCTATATTGCAGCAGCAGGGCTACTCAGTAAACCTGTGCGCTCATTAACCGATATCAATCAAAAACTGCAAAAAGGTATTGCGGCGGGTGAGTCTATATTTGCATTGCTTGATGAGCCTGAAGAGAAGGATACTGGTACGCTCAGCCCATCGTTGTCAGGTGAGATTCAATTGGATAAGGTTAGCTTGGTCTATCCCGATTCAACTGTGGCGTTACATGACTTTAGCTTAGATGTACGTGCAGGCGAGACAGTAGCCTTAGTTGGGCGTAGTGGCGCTGGTAAGTCATCACTGGTTAATCTGTTAACGCGTACCTTAACCACGACCTCAGGGCAAATTACGATGGATGGTATGCCCATCGAAGATATTACTTTAGAGAGTCTACGCGCACAGATTGCGATGGTTAATCAACAAGTCGTGCTGTTTAACACTACGGTCTTTAATAATATCGCCTATGGTAGTTTGGCAGGCAAGTCACAAGCTGAGGTCGAAGCTGCTGCTAAAGATGCCTTTGCTCATGATTTTATTATGAAAATGCCACAAGGCTATCAAAGTCAGATTGGGGCAGAAGGCTTACAGTTATCTGGTGGTCAACGTCAGCGTTTATCGATAGCACGCGCACTATTAAAAGACGCACCGATTTTGATATTGGATGAAGCGACCAGTGCTCTTGATAATGAGTCAGAGTATTATATTCAGCAAGCACTCGACAATGTAATGAAAGACCGTACCACCTTAGTCATTGCGCATCGCTTGACGACGATTGAATCTGCTGACCGCATTGCAGTCCTAGATGGTGGGCAAATCGTTGAGATTGGTACTCATACTGAGCTCATGCAAAAGCAAGGCCATTATGCCCAAATGTATGCGCGCGATTTTGAATCATGA
- a CDS encoding MaoC/PaaZ C-terminal domain-containing protein: MSDKHYDALPKAHTTYANIIKSLLPIGDNAKVGKDELPQATYYVDDLHIDQGNLKDYRKICGFADDGKIPITYFSVLSQALQMNMMVKEPFPFAMLGLVHVDNSVTQYRPIGERETVAMSVAFDNLRDHAQGQQFDFVTTVKSQENVIWEGISTYLARGKKPDSNASSKSKPRPLTVKPMVDEEGTHAIFEVPEDIGRRYAFISGDFNLIHLHPLSARAFGFPKAIAHGMWSKAKCLAMMGELPDAYTAEVSFKLPIFLPSEVELIAESVAKLESSDNTCNFGLYSAKNDKPHLAGVVKLIAED; the protein is encoded by the coding sequence ATGTCAGATAAACACTATGATGCGTTGCCAAAAGCGCATACCACTTACGCCAATATTATCAAAAGCCTATTACCTATCGGTGATAATGCGAAAGTCGGCAAAGATGAGTTGCCACAAGCGACTTACTATGTGGACGATCTGCACATTGATCAGGGTAACTTAAAAGATTACCGTAAGATTTGCGGTTTCGCTGATGATGGTAAAATTCCGATTACTTACTTTTCGGTGCTATCACAAGCGCTACAGATGAACATGATGGTAAAAGAGCCATTTCCTTTTGCGATGTTGGGGCTAGTGCATGTAGATAATAGTGTCACGCAGTATCGTCCTATTGGCGAACGTGAGACAGTTGCTATGTCCGTGGCGTTCGATAACTTGCGCGATCATGCCCAAGGTCAACAGTTCGACTTTGTCACTACTGTTAAATCGCAAGAAAATGTTATTTGGGAAGGGATTTCAACCTATTTGGCTCGTGGTAAAAAGCCTGATAGTAACGCCAGTAGTAAAAGCAAGCCACGTCCGTTGACTGTCAAGCCTATGGTTGATGAAGAAGGCACACATGCTATCTTTGAAGTGCCAGAAGATATTGGCCGTCGTTATGCCTTTATATCTGGGGATTTTAATCTTATCCATTTACATCCATTATCCGCACGTGCTTTTGGTTTTCCTAAAGCAATCGCTCATGGTATGTGGTCTAAGGCTAAGTGTTTAGCAATGATGGGTGAATTACCTGATGCGTATACTGCTGAGGTATCATTCAAGCTCCCTATATTTTTGCCATCTGAAGTCGAGTTGATTGCTGAATCGGTAGCAAAACTTGAAAGCAGTGATAACACCTGTAATTTTGGGTTATATAGTGCCAAAAATGATAAGCCGCATCTTGCTGGTGTTGTTAAATTAATCGCAGAAGATTAA
- a CDS encoding acetyl-CoA C-acetyltransferase, with protein MSESEDLNVFDTTAESNTAEKSTKSSKKDSSQDDKKVDEAAAKAKKSSAAPKKSSATTLSSGQHRVAILGGNRIPFARSNGPYADASNIDMLTAALNGLIERYNLQDERMGEVVAGAVLKLSRDLNLTREAALNTALDPHTPTYDVSQACGTGLQSTFAAANKIALGVIDSAITGGVDTTSDAPLAVGDGLRKVILKLGAAKNNKQRLQALMGLNPKDLIESPQNGEPRTGLSMGDHQAITALEWNISREAQDELAFNSHKNLARAYDEGFFDDLITPYKGLTRDNNLRPDSTLEKMGKLKPAFGKKNANPTMTAANSTPLTDGASCVLLANDEWAEARGLKPLAYIVHQETAAVDFIGKSGNKEGLLMAPAYAVPRMLERAGLTLQDFDFYEIHEAFASQVLSTLAAWEDETFCQERLGLDAPLGSIDRSKLNVNGSSLAAGHPFAATGGRILATAAKLLDQKGSGRVLISICAAGGQGVTCILEK; from the coding sequence ATGAGCGAGTCAGAAGATCTTAATGTGTTTGATACTACAGCTGAATCTAATACAGCGGAAAAGTCGACTAAGAGCAGCAAAAAAGACAGCAGTCAAGATGACAAGAAAGTTGATGAAGCAGCGGCTAAGGCTAAAAAATCAAGCGCAGCGCCCAAAAAGAGCAGTGCTACTACATTAAGCTCAGGCCAGCATCGCGTTGCTATCTTAGGTGGTAACCGTATTCCGTTCGCACGCTCAAACGGTCCTTATGCGGATGCTAGCAATATTGATATGTTGACTGCCGCCCTTAATGGCCTAATCGAACGCTACAACTTGCAAGATGAGCGTATGGGCGAAGTGGTTGCTGGCGCAGTATTAAAGCTTAGCCGCGATTTAAACCTGACCCGTGAAGCAGCATTAAATACTGCCTTAGACCCGCACACACCTACTTATGATGTCTCTCAAGCTTGCGGTACTGGCTTACAGTCTACTTTTGCTGCTGCAAACAAAATTGCCTTAGGCGTGATCGACTCAGCTATTACTGGTGGTGTCGATACGACTTCAGACGCCCCTCTCGCCGTTGGTGATGGCCTTCGCAAAGTGATTTTAAAGTTAGGTGCTGCGAAAAATAACAAGCAACGCTTGCAAGCATTAATGGGTTTAAATCCAAAAGACTTAATCGAATCACCACAAAACGGCGAGCCGCGCACTGGTCTATCTATGGGTGATCATCAAGCAATCACTGCTCTTGAGTGGAACATCAGCCGTGAAGCACAAGATGAATTGGCTTTTAATAGTCATAAAAACTTGGCGCGCGCCTATGATGAAGGCTTCTTTGATGACCTCATCACTCCATATAAAGGTTTGACTCGCGACAACAATTTGCGCCCAGATTCTACTCTTGAAAAAATGGGTAAGCTTAAGCCAGCATTTGGCAAAAAGAACGCTAATCCAACCATGACTGCCGCTAATTCTACCCCATTAACTGATGGTGCCTCTTGTGTACTATTAGCAAATGATGAATGGGCAGAAGCACGTGGACTTAAGCCATTAGCGTACATCGTTCATCAGGAAACTGCCGCTGTTGATTTCATTGGTAAATCTGGCAACAAAGAAGGTCTGTTAATGGCGCCAGCCTATGCGGTACCACGTATGCTTGAGCGTGCTGGTCTTACTCTACAAGACTTTGACTTTTACGAGATTCATGAAGCATTTGCCTCACAAGTGCTTTCAACCCTTGCTGCTTGGGAAGATGAGACATTCTGCCAAGAGCGCCTAGGCCTTGATGCGCCATTAGGCTCTATTGACCGTAGTAAGTTGAACGTTAATGGCTCATCACTTGCCGCTGGACACCCATTTGCCGCAACTGGTGGACGTATTTTAGCGACAGCAGCTAAATTGCTAGATCAAAAAGGTTCAGGTCGCGTGCTTATCTCTATCTGCGCAGCTGGTGGCCAAGGTGTGACTTGTATCTTAGAAAAATAA
- a CDS encoding biopolymer transporter ExbD: MRFRKPTVEPLEINLTPMIDCLLFLIVFLLLATSFNHFSRLNIVLPEAEGVALVEQKNSIEVAVQEDGSYMVNGISLANNSEAELTNMLQQEAGSKRDILFVIAADANATHQSVVQVMDIAGKLGFLNLNISTVMPLGQALPH; the protein is encoded by the coding sequence ATGCGTTTTAGAAAGCCTACCGTTGAACCGCTAGAAATCAACTTAACGCCAATGATTGACTGTTTGCTATTTTTGATTGTGTTTTTGCTATTAGCGACGTCATTTAATCATTTTAGCCGTTTAAATATTGTTTTGCCTGAAGCGGAAGGCGTTGCACTTGTCGAGCAGAAGAACAGTATTGAGGTGGCAGTACAAGAAGATGGCAGTTACATGGTTAATGGTATTAGCCTTGCTAACAACAGTGAGGCTGAGCTGACCAACATGCTACAGCAAGAAGCGGGCAGTAAGCGTGATATCCTATTTGTGATTGCTGCTGATGCTAATGCTACCCATCAATCTGTGGTACAGGTAATGGACATTGCTGGCAAACTGGGCTTTTTAAATTTAAATATCAGCACTGTAATGCCACTCGGACAAGCACTACCGCACTAG
- a CDS encoding 3-oxoacyl-ACP reductase, producing the protein MSDRYGDFVQSSIGKKVAKNLGLPLPVSLDRFESGQRLVRGSVLVGSATGNDNRVSESIARILSELHAEVFVNSSDSIKDTLADANVEAKANTGSEDKFKVLLFDASNINNADELKQVYEFFHFVARRVEKSGRVIIVGRPPEEITDVETALAQRALEGFVKSVGKEFKRGITAQLIYVAEGSESNLDSTLRFFTSARSAYVSGQVVRVGKGSAVEVDWTQPLGGKTMLVTGASRGIGEAIARVLAREGAHVICLDVPQQQADLQKVASEISGSTLMVDITSDEAGVQIAEAAEKRGGLDSIIHNAGVTRDKTLAKMDEQKWDMVININLASIAKLNRYLLENDVLKDDARIVCVSSISGIAGNLGQTNYATSKAGVIGLVDATAKQLVANDKGMTINAVAPGFIETQMTEAIPFAIREAGRRMNSMSQGGLPVDVAETIAWLASPASAGLNGNTVRVCGQSLLGA; encoded by the coding sequence ATGTCAGACCGTTATGGTGATTTTGTTCAATCTTCTATTGGTAAAAAAGTCGCTAAAAATTTAGGTTTACCGCTACCAGTAAGTCTCGATCGTTTTGAGAGTGGTCAGCGCCTTGTACGAGGTAGTGTATTGGTAGGTTCAGCTACCGGCAATGATAACCGCGTTAGCGAATCTATTGCCCGTATTTTGTCTGAGCTGCATGCTGAAGTCTTTGTTAATAGCAGCGATAGTATTAAAGATACGCTTGCCGATGCCAATGTTGAAGCAAAAGCCAATACAGGTAGCGAAGATAAGTTTAAGGTGTTGTTGTTTGATGCTAGCAATATCAATAATGCAGATGAGCTAAAGCAAGTATACGAGTTCTTTCATTTTGTCGCACGCCGCGTAGAGAAGTCAGGTCGCGTCATTATCGTTGGTCGTCCACCTGAAGAGATTACTGATGTAGAGACAGCATTAGCTCAGCGCGCGCTTGAAGGCTTTGTGAAGTCTGTCGGCAAAGAGTTTAAACGTGGTATTACCGCGCAGCTAATTTATGTCGCTGAAGGCTCAGAAAGCAATCTTGATTCGACATTGCGCTTCTTTACCTCAGCACGTTCAGCTTATGTATCAGGACAAGTAGTACGTGTTGGCAAGGGTAGTGCAGTTGAAGTCGACTGGACGCAGCCTTTAGGCGGCAAAACCATGCTAGTCACTGGCGCAAGCCGTGGTATCGGCGAAGCGATTGCTCGCGTTCTAGCTCGTGAAGGCGCGCATGTTATCTGCCTAGATGTACCGCAACAACAAGCCGACTTACAAAAAGTTGCAAGCGAGATTAGCGGATCTACTTTAATGGTTGATATCACTAGCGATGAGGCAGGCGTACAGATCGCAGAAGCTGCTGAAAAGCGTGGTGGTCTGGATTCTATCATTCACAATGCTGGCGTGACTCGTGATAAAACGCTTGCCAAAATGGATGAGCAAAAATGGGATATGGTAATTAATATTAATCTTGCCAGTATTGCCAAGCTTAATCGTTACTTACTTGAAAATGATGTATTAAAAGATGATGCGCGCATCGTTTGTGTGTCTTCAATCTCGGGTATCGCAGGCAATCTTGGTCAGACCAACTATGCTACTTCTAAAGCTGGGGTAATTGGATTGGTCGATGCGACTGCTAAACAGCTAGTAGCCAATGACAAAGGTATGACGATCAATGCAGTGGCTCCTGGTTTTATCGAGACTCAAATGACTGAAGCCATTCCATTTGCGATTCGTGAAGCTGGTCGTCGCATGAACTCAATGAGTCAAGGTGGACTACCAGTCGATGTTGCTGAAACCATCGCATGGCTAGCGTCTCCTGCGTCTGCTGGTCTCAATGGCAACACGGTACGTGTCTGTGGTCAAAGCTTGCTCGGTGCATAA
- a CDS encoding PilZ domain-containing protein, with product MAMPGRGGIITCHIEDVEKLYASYLSFVDNGALFVPTSRVQEMGDEVFIAITLPNSSERLPMNGKVVWINHKAQANRPAGFAVQIGTDAAGQKIKHEVERLLAGKIDSQQATYTM from the coding sequence ATGGCAATGCCAGGACGTGGCGGTATTATTACCTGTCATATTGAAGATGTCGAAAAGTTATATGCTAGCTATTTATCTTTCGTAGATAATGGCGCACTGTTCGTGCCTACCAGTCGTGTACAGGAAATGGGTGACGAGGTCTTTATTGCGATTACTTTACCTAATTCTAGCGAACGCTTACCGATGAATGGTAAAGTGGTTTGGATTAATCATAAAGCCCAAGCTAATCGTCCTGCAGGCTTCGCAGTGCAGATTGGTACCGATGCGGCTGGTCAAAAAATAAAACATGAAGTAGAGCGCTTGCTAGCAGGTAAAATTGATAGCCAGCAAGCGACTTATACCATGTAA
- the ppk2 gene encoding polyphosphate kinase 2: MAKIPSAIDPKSLTPQEHHELTKPEQGNFIGRMDKEVFNDELRRKMHQDLIDAYDEELENEIDDYVRDFRFDGLEMTEQEKLDRRIYFQELVRLQRELIKLQDWVVDRGERIVVIFEGRDSAGKGGAIKRITQRLNPRVCRVAALPAPTEREQSQWYFQRYVAHLPAAGEIVLFDRSWYNRVGVERVMGFCTDAQYEEFFQSVPEFERMLVRSGIRLVKYWFSITDDEQHSRFMSRIHDPLKQWKLSPMDLQSRRRWEDYTKAKETMFERTHIPEAPWWVVEGNNKKRARLNCIAHLLEQIPYKEVPREEVELPERKRDDEYYREPIPDDMYVPPRY, from the coding sequence ATGGCAAAGATACCTTCGGCAATTGATCCAAAATCCTTAACACCGCAAGAACATCATGAACTAACTAAGCCTGAACAAGGAAACTTCATTGGACGCATGGATAAAGAAGTCTTCAATGATGAGCTACGCCGCAAGATGCATCAAGACTTAATCGATGCTTATGATGAAGAGCTTGAAAATGAAATAGACGATTATGTACGTGATTTTCGTTTTGATGGGCTTGAGATGACGGAGCAAGAGAAGCTTGATCGTCGTATCTACTTTCAAGAACTGGTGCGCCTGCAGCGTGAGCTAATTAAACTACAAGATTGGGTAGTCGATCGCGGTGAGCGCATTGTAGTTATATTTGAAGGGCGCGACTCAGCAGGCAAAGGCGGTGCGATCAAACGCATCACTCAACGTCTTAATCCACGCGTTTGTAGAGTGGCTGCTCTGCCCGCACCAACTGAGCGCGAACAGTCACAATGGTACTTTCAGCGCTATGTGGCACACTTGCCAGCGGCTGGTGAGATTGTATTATTTGATCGAAGTTGGTACAACCGTGTCGGTGTCGAGCGTGTGATGGGATTTTGTACCGATGCGCAATACGAGGAGTTTTTTCAATCCGTCCCAGAGTTTGAGCGTATGTTAGTACGTTCCGGTATTAGGTTAGTTAAATATTGGTTTTCTATCACTGATGACGAACAGCACTCGCGCTTTATGAGCCGGATTCATGACCCGCTTAAACAATGGAAGCTGTCGCCAATGGACTTACAATCACGGCGTCGCTGGGAAGACTACACCAAAGCCAAAGAGACTATGTTTGAGCGCACTCATATCCCAGAAGCGCCTTGGTGGGTAGTTGAAGGTAATAATAAAAAGCGTGCGCGCCTCAATTGTATCGCTCATCTGCTTGAGCAGATACCATATAAAGAAGTACCGCGTGAAGAAGTAGAATTACCTGAGCGTAAGCGCGACGATGAGTATTATCGTGAACCTATTCCAGACGATATGTACGTGCCGCCACGTTACTAG